A genomic window from Triplophysa dalaica isolate WHDGS20190420 chromosome 24, ASM1584641v1, whole genome shotgun sequence includes:
- the smc1b gene encoding LOW QUALITY PROTEIN: structural maintenance of chromosomes protein 1B (The sequence of the model RefSeq protein was modified relative to this genomic sequence to represent the inferred CDS: inserted 1 base in 1 codon) yields MGFLKQLDVENFKSWRGKQTIGPFKRFNCIIGTNGSGKSNVMDALGFVMGERAVNLRVKHTRDLIHGAHIGKPVSTSASVTMIYCGDNDEEMVFSRSILGESSEYRVNGKQVTLAKYTRDLEKIGIVVKAKNCLVYQGAVESIAMMNAKERTKMFERISNSQELNEEYDVKLAALQKAKEDTQFHFNKKKAATAEKKQVFKDKTEAEKYQALVDEVREHKLQLMLFQLFHNEKKIEALSESLRDKQMAASEQNSNLDIWEQTVKAQKKEHGRLTRDVQRLEKEIRSQEQILNHQRPQYIKSKVNTSHHEQKLEDVRRTLQKNQTQHAKKEQELEELRRESVELERCWRSCVKQMEEEEAQRGAGVQLDEAQIERYKELKELARKRTAILNQNAEKLHREVQANSEKLQFDLRRKNEIQVDIKHSQAKLEDLSRRAEKLEEYVNTSKKTLEEHHQQEEDLVEVLERGRVRIKEVNVELALVITELQNARLDSHESRRQQKRNEVLESLRRLYPDTVYGRLVDLCQPIHKKYQLAVTKVFGKNMNAIVVTSAKVAHDCIRFLKEERAEPETFLPIDYIDVRPLNERLREVRGAKMVVDVVQCAQNAPQLKRVVQYVCGNSLVCETLKEACRIAFDGPERLQTVALDGTMFRKSGVISGGAVDLSSKARRWEEKDMNKLRETKEHLTAELRDLLKQRRKEAELNQIRAQSQGIQTRLKYTSTELDTIRKKHIPACQAEISRLGSELSNLEAEVEIQSQAVELKDNEMKAIRDQIHQMEDVVFADFCAEIGVANIREYEQDYLRLQQELEKKGLQFESQRTRLSTQLDYEQTQLEKHVTQMKRLEETIHKEKKTISTLKEEEDRIMIAVEETQFNILELNNQLXGKMSLVNDAKAQLEKNNKSLQEKSRVLVKLQKEVISAEAALEHLRLGKHNLLLACKIEGLPLKLLAGSLDDISDIELDSESQSISTLDIYEREAQIEFDYSALDMTLKALTEESEVEAELEKLKEEVSSLECLIMTSSAPNLKALEKMREVKDSFHEVMDAFKNSTHNTKTCSQEFEQVKTKRFNLFSQCFEHISVVIDQIYKRLCRNSSAQAILSAENPNEPYLGGINYNCVAPGKRFMAMDNLSGGEKCIAALALVFAIHSFRPAPFFVLDEVDAALDNTNIGKVTGFFREMSSKSCQIIVISLKEEFYSRADALIGVYSMFDECMYSRLLTLDLTPYPLNDENGSQKE; encoded by the exons ATGGGCTTCTTAAAACAATTAGACGTGGAAAATTTCAAGTCTTGGagaggaaagcaaacaattggTCCATTTAAGAGATTTAATTGTATAATTGGTACTAATGGATCAG GCAAATCTAATGTGATGGATGCTCTTGGATTTGTGATGGGAGAGAGGGCGGTTAACCTCCGtgtgaaacacacaagagatcTCATCCATGGTGCCCACATCGGCAAGCCTGTCTCCACCTCTGCCAGCGTGACCATGATCTACTGTGGAGACAATGATGAGGAGATGGTCTTCAGTAGAAGCATCTTAG GGGAATCCTCTGAGTATCGTGTGAATGGTAAGCAGGTTACTTTGGCCAAATACACTCGCGACCTGGAGAAAATTGGCATTGTGGTGAAAGCGAAGAACTGCCTAGTGTATCAG GGTGCTGTGGAGTCCATTGCCATGATGAACGCTAAAGAGAGGACAAAGATGTTTGAACGAATTAGCAACTCCCAAGAGCTAAACGAGGAATATGACGTCAAGCTTGCAGCCCTGCAGAAGGCCAAAGAAGACACCCAGTTCCACTTTAATAAGAAGAAAGCAGCTACAGCTGAGAAAAAACAGGTCTTTAAGGATAAGACTGAG GCTGAAAAATATCAGGCACTGGTGGATGAAGTCAGAGAACATAAACTCCAGCTGATGCTCTTTCAGCTCTTCcacaatgagaaaaaaattgaaGCGCTGTCAGAGTCACTGAGAGATAAACAGATGGCCGCGTCTGAGCAAAATAGCAACCTGGACATCTGGGAACAAACCGTGAAGGCTCAAAAAAAAGAACATGGGCGCTTGACCCGAGACGTTCAGCGTCTGGAAAAGGAGATCAg ATCCCAGGAGCAAATTCTTAATCATCAGAGACCTCAATACATAAAATCCAAAGTGAACACCTCCCATCATGAGCAAAAATTGGAGGATGTGCGGAGAACGCTTCAGAAGAACCAGACACAGCATGCCAAAAAAGAGCAGGAACTGGAGGAGCTAAGGAGAGAATCGGTTGAGCTGGAGAGGTGCTGGAGGTCTTGTGTTAAGCAGATGGAGGAAGAGGAGGCTCAAAGAGGAGCCGGTGTGCAACTAGACGAGGCTCAG ATTGAGCGCTATAAGGAACTTAAAGAGCTGGCCAGGAAGAGGACGGCTATTTTAAATCAGAACGCTGAAAAGCTGCACAGGGAAGTACAGGCCAACTCAGAGAAGCTTCAGTTTGACCTCAGGAGGAAAAATGAGATACAG GTCGATATTAAACACTCCCAAGCTAAGCTGGAAGATTTAAGCAGAAGAGCAGAAAAGCTGGAGGAGTACGTCAACACTTCTAA AAAAACGCTGGAGGAGCATCATCAGCAGGAGGAGGATCTGGTGGAGGTGCTGGAGAGAGGCCGCGTGCGTATAAAGGAAGTAAATGTGGAGCTGGCGCTGGTGATAACAGAGCTGCAGAATGCTCGGCTGGACAGCCACGAGAGCCGACGACAGCAGAAACGCAATGAAGTATTGGAAAGCCTCAGAAGACTGTACCCTGATACGGTG TATGGCCGTCTGGTTGACCTGTGTCAGCCCATCCATAAGAAATACCAGCTCGCCGTCACCAAAGTGTTTGGAAAGAACATGAATGCTATTGTTGTAACGTCTGCCAAAGTTGCTCACGACTGCATCAGATTTCTAAAAGAGGAAAGAGCCGAACCAGAGACTTTCCTTCCTATTGATTATATAGAT GTACGCCCACTGAATGAGCGGTTGAGGGAAGTGCGTGGAGCAAAGATGGTTGTGGACGTGGTTCAGTGCGCTCAGAACGCCCCTCAACTTAAGCGAGTGGTACAGTATGTATGTGGGAACTCCCTGGTCTGCGAGACTCTGAAGGAAGCCTGTCGCATTGCCTTCGATGGCCCTGAGCGCCTTCAG ACGGTGGCCCTTGATGGCACCATGTTCCGCAAGTCTGGGGTGATCTCAGGAGGCGCTGTGGACCTGAGCAGCAAAGCTAGACGCTGGGAGGAAAAAGATATGAACAAACTGAGGGAGACGAAGGAGCATCTGACAGCTGAGCTTCGG GATCTATTGAAGCAGAGGCGTAAGGAGGCAGAGTTGAATCAGATCAGAGCTCAGTCTCAGGGAATCCAGACTCGCCTCAAATACACCAGCACAGAACTGGACACAATACGCAAGAAGCACATCCCAGCGTGTCAGGCG GAGATTTCTAGACTTGGAAGTGAGCTTTCTAACCTTGAGGCTGAGGTTGAGATTCAGTCGCAGGCAGTTGAGCTGAAGGACAATGAGATGAAGGCCATCAGAGATCAAATCCATCAG ATGGAAGATGTTGTGTTCGCAGACTTCTGTGCGGAGATCGGTGTGGCAAACATCCGTGAATATGAGCAGGATTATCTCAGACTGCAACAGGAGCTTGAGAAAAAGGG CCTGCAGTTTGAGTCACAACGCACTCGTCTAAGCACCCAGCTGGACTATGAACAGACCCAGCTGGAGAAACATGTTACACAGATGAAGAGGCTGGAAGAGACTATccacaaagaaaagaaaaccatTAGCACTCTGAAAGAG GAAGAGGACAGAATCATGATAGCTGTGGAGGAGACACAATTTAATATCCTAGAGCTAAACAACCAGC GGGGAAAGATGAGTTTAGTTAATGATGCAAAAGCTCAGCTTGAGAAGAACAATAAAAGCCTCCAGGAGAAATCCAG agTGCTAGTAAAACTTCAGAAGGAAGTGATCAGTGCTGAGGCCGCCCTGGAACATCTGAGACTCGGCAAACACAACTTGCTTCTGGCTTGCAAGATAGAGGGCTTACCTTTAAAACTGCTCGCTGGATCACTGGATGACATCAGTGACATCGAG CTTGACTCAGAGTCTCAGAGCATCAGCACGCTGGACATTTATGAGCGAGAGGCACAGATAGAGTTTGATTATTCAGCACTGGACATGACCCTTAAG GCCCTCACTGAAGAGAGTGAAGTGGAGGCTGAGTTAGAGAAACTCAAAGAGGAAGTCTCTTCTCTGGAGTGTCTGATCATGACATCCAGTGCTCCAAACCTGAAGGCTCTAGAGAAGATGAGAGAGGTGAAGGACAGCTTCCATGAAGTCATGGACG CGTTTAAGAACAGCACACATAACACTAAGACATGCAGTCAGGAGTTTGAGCAGGTGAAGACCAAACGCTTTAATTTGTTCAGCCAGTGTTTCGAGCACATATCTGTCGTCATCGATCAGATCTACAAAAGACTCTGCAGGAACTCCAGTGCACAG GCCATTCTCAGTGCTGAGAATCCAAATGAGCCTTACCTGGGCGGCATCAATTATAACTGTGTGGCACCGGGTAAACGCTTCATGGCTATGGACAACCTTTCAGGAGGAGAGAAGTGCATCGCTGCTCTCGCGCTGGTCTTTGCCATTCACAG CTTTCGTCCCGCACCGTTCTTCGTGCTGGACGAGGTTGATGCCGCCCTGGACAACACAAACATTGGCAAG GTTACGGGATTTTTCCGTGAGATGTCAAGTAAGAGCTGTCAGATCATCGTCATTTCCCTGAAAGAGGAGTTTTACTCACGAGCAGACGCTCTTATTGGGGTTTATTCTATG TTTGATGAATGCATGTATAGCCGTCTTCTCACCCTGGATCTCACCCCTTACCCACTGAACGATGAGAACGGCAGTCAGAAAGAATAA